A single region of the Brachypodium distachyon strain Bd21 chromosome 3, Brachypodium_distachyon_v3.0, whole genome shotgun sequence genome encodes:
- the LOC100840428 gene encoding uncharacterized protein LOC100840428, with translation MWWEWWDGEEAAAGPREEVPVDFDFISLLCKPKDYYKILEVDYDASEETIRSSYIRLALKWHPDKKKGEENSTSIFQDINEAYQVLSNPVKRQEYDKKGILYVQDQNAADYLNRHKGLILTCNGLGVRYSVW, from the exons ATGTGGTGGGAATGGTgggacggcgaggaggcggcggcggggccgcggGAGGAGGTCCCCGTCGATTTCGACTTCATCTCCCTCCTCTGCAAGCCCAAG GATTACTACAAGATACTGGAAGTTGATTATGATGCTTCGGAGGAGACAATCAGGTCGAGCTATATCCGTCTTGCACTG AAATGGCACCCTGACAAGAAGAAGGGTGAAGAAAATTCAACTTCAATATTTCAGGACATTAACGAGGCATACCAAG TTCTCAGTAACCCAGTAAAACGGCAGGAGTATGACAAGAAAGGCATTTTATACGTTCAGGATCAGAATGCAGCG GATTACCTGAACCGGCACAAGGGTTTGATACTTACATGCAACGGTCTTGGCGTGAGGTACTCGGTGTGGTGA
- the LOC100836262 gene encoding uncharacterized protein LOC100836262 — translation MMFTEGLDRDALKWVREGHGTALHSHDRVDALRAVRGAAGLGMPPPEKFRSGHLPRAAVPPTALRTDDGSLSSASDMDESSDAEDVEVCSGRYSVDSSPRRNDIPRRTAVPLYRYANVPGQQNYYSSDGYSDLSSSRDTALPRAKPQQVRRPQARPAGYVEEEEYSDSAGSSEFSSQVVGRSKGGYASEYSHTGPVRREVNNAVPKPRMAGKPSNSSAYQPDHYSAQVTARGNAKPSPKMDGLSDVPSAPPIHDYGQETSPAPRCDTRPSASAKVPESSTVVKEEQDDGIVGSNLPEKTERSTLNGRHSSRPSSSVPIRVPTFHASLQGPWYSVLAYDACVRLCLHAWARGCMEAPVFLENECTLLRDSFSLQDVLLRSEEELMAKRTSELVTEGAASKPKKTVGKMKVQVRKVRMSVDMPSGCSFSSLPVVKLDSVRHRLSNVQSTFSSGWESVRRVQVLPAVPSNSSFSKHSLAYMQASAQYIKQVSGLLKVGVTTLRSSSSYEVQQETYSCKLRLKSSPEDDVVPMQPGSGETHVFFPDSLGDDLIIDVSDSNGKPCGRVVAQIASMAEEPGDKLRWWSIYREPEHELVGRIHLYVQYTTAADENNTKYGSVAETVAYDIALEVAMKAQHIQQRNLVLQGSWKWLLTEFASYYGVSDAYTKLRYLSYIVDVATPTADWLNLVHELLLPVLMKSHGTATLSHQENRILGEVEEQIEQTLAMVFENYKSLDESLLSGLVEGFRPPTGLTASALEPAIKLYSLLHDVLSPEAQLRLCGYFQAAARKRSRRHMLETDEFVAGNSEGIKMDLMTFRTAYEKMKSLCHNIRNEIFTDIEIHNQNILPSFVDLPNLAASIYSVELSNRLRSFLVACPPTGPSSPVSDLVIATADFQKDLSSWNICSIKAGVDAKELFHLYIVLWIEDKRRTLLENCRLDKVKWSGVRTQHMTTPFVDEMYALLKDTLTEYEVIICRWPEYIYVLENAIADVEKAVIDSLEKQYVEILAPLKDCIAPKKFGLKYVQKLTKRNSTCPYIIPEDLGILLNTMKRLLDVLRPRIESHLRSWSSCMPNGGNTAAIGERLSEVTVTLRAKYRNYMQAVVEKLSENTRMQNTTKLKKIIQDSKELVMESDIRSRMQALKDQLTEAINHVHKVSEVHVFVAICRGFWDRMGQDVLSFLENRKENKAWYKGARVAVSVLDDTFASQMQQLLGNTLQQKDLEPPRSIMEVRSILCKDAPRPKNSSFYY, via the exons ATGATGTTCACCGAGGGGCTAGATCGAGACGCGCTCAAGTGGGTGCGGGAG GGCCACGGCACGGCGCTCCACAGCCACGACCGCGTCGACGCGCTGCGCGCCGTGCGCGGTGCGGCCGGCCTCGGCATGCCGCCGCCTGAGAAGTTCAGGAGCGGCCACCTGCCACGCGCGGCGGTGCCGCCGACCGCGCTGCGCACCGACGACGGGAGCCTCTCCTCCGCGTCCGACATGGACGAGTCTTCGGACGCTGAGGACGTCGAGGTCTGCAGCGGCAGGTACTCCGTGGACTCCTCGCCCCGCCGCAACGACATCCCCCGCCGCACGGCCGTTCCCCTTTACCGTTACGCCAATGTGCCCGGGCAGCAGAATTACTATTCCAGTGACGGCTATTCGGATCTGAGCTCCTCGAGAGATACGGCTTTGCCAAGGGCGAAGCCACAACAGGTTCGGCGGCCACAGGCACGTCCTGCTGGGtacgtcgaggaggaggagtattCAGATTCTGCAGGCAGCTCCGAGTTTTCAAGCCAGGTCGTGGGCCGGAGCAAGGGCGGGTATGCATCAGAGTATTCCCATACTGGCCCAGTCCGAAGAGAAGTGAACAATGCGGTTCCTAAGCCTCGTATGGCAGGCAAGCCCTCCAACTCGAGCGCTTACCAGCCAGATCACTATTCTGCTCAAGTCACTGCTCGAGGCAATGCCAAACCTTCTCCTAAAATG GATGGCTTATCTGATGTCCCCAGTGCACCACCAATACATGATTATGGTCAGGAAACTTCCCCAGCTCCTCGCTGTGATACAAGACCTTCTGCAAGTGCAAAAGTTCCAGAAAGTTCAACTGTTGTAAAAGAGGAACAGGACGATGGTATTGTGGGAAGTAACTTGCCTGAAAAAACTGAACG GAGCACTTTAAATGGAAGGCACTCCAGCAGGCCATCAAGTTCAGTTCCTATCCGGGTCCCCACATTTCATGCCAG CTTGCAAGGCCCCTGGTATTCCGTGCTTGCATATGATGCATGTGTTCGCCTGTGCCTTCATGCGTGGGCGAGAGGCTGCATGGAAGCTCCAGTTTTTCTAGAAAATGAGTGCACGCTGTTGCGAGATTCATTTAG CTTGCAAGATGTGCTGCTACGGTCTGAAGAGGAGCTCATGGCAAAACGGACATCGGAACTAGTCACTGAAGGAGCTGCATCAAAACCCAAGAAAACTGTAGGCAAAATGAAGGTTCAAG TTCGCAAAGTTCGAATGTCTGTAGATATGCCTTCCGGCTGCAGTTTTTCATCATTGCCAGTGGTGAAACTAGATTCTGTTCGACACCGTTTGTCGAATGTACAATCAACATTCTCGTCTGGATGGGAGTCAGTTAGAAGAGTTCAAGTTTTACCAGCGGTACCTTCTAACAGTTCCTTCTCGAAGCATAGCTTGGCGTACATGCaagcaagtgctcaatatatCAAGCAGGTATCTGGTCTGCTAAAAGTTGGTGTCACTACCCTGCGCAGCAGTTCATCTTATGAAGTACAACAAG AGACATATTCCTGCAAACTGAGGCTTAAAAGCTCACCTGAAGATGACGTGGTACCAATGCAACCAGGATCTGGCGAAACACACGTCTT CTTTCCGGATAGCCTGGGAGATGATTTGATCATTGATGTGTCTGATTCTAATGGAAAACCCTGTGGACGCGTCGTTGCTCAAATTGCTTCAATGGCTGAGGAACCT GGTGACAAACTTCGCTGGTGGTCAATATATCGGGAGCCAGAGCATGAACTTGTGGGACGCATACATCTGTATGTCCAGTACACAACTGCTGCAGATGAAAACAACACAAAG TATGGCTCTGTTGCAGAGACTGTGGCATACGATATTGCTTTGGAAGTTGCAATGAAAGCACAACACATTCAGCAAAGGAATCTTGTCTTGCAAGGTTCTTGGAAATGGTTGTTGACAGAATTTGCATCATACTATGGGGTTTCAGATGCCTATACTAAGTTGAG GTACCTCTCGTATATTGTGGATGTTGCAACCCCTACTGCTGATTGGCTCAATCTGGTTCATGAGCTTTTGTTGCCAGTACTAATGAAGAGCCATGGTACTGCTACACTGAGCCACCAAGAG AATCGGATTCTAGGGGAAGTCGAGGAGCAAATTGAGCAGACTTTAGCAATGGTATTTGAGAATTACAAGTCGCTTGATGAGTCTCTGCTATCTGGTTTAGTGGAAGGTTTTAGGCCTCCAACCGGATTGACTGCGTCAGCTTTGGAGCCAGCTATAAAGCTGTACAGTCTTCTCCATGATGTGCTATCTCCGGAGGCACAGCTGAGATTATGTGGTTACTTTCAG GCTGCTGCCAGGAAGCGATCTAGGAGGCACATGCTTGAAACAGATGAATTCGTGGCTGGAAATTCTGAAGGCATTAAAATGGACTTGATGACCTTCAGGACAGCTTACGAGAAGATGAAATCATTATGCCATAATATACGAAATGAAATTTTTACAGACATTGAAATTCATAATCAGAACATACTTCCGAG TTTTGTCGACCTCCCCAATCTGGCTGCCTCCATATATAGTGTGGAGCTCTCAAATAGGCTACGTTCGTTCCTTGTTGCCTGTCCCCCTACTGGTCCTTCATCTCCTGTTTCAGATTTGGTGATTGCTACTGCAGATTTTCAGAAGGATCTTTCTAGTTGGAACATTTG CTCTATTAAAGCTGGTGTTGATGCAAAAGAGTTGTTCCATTTGTACATTGTATTATGGATTGAAGACAAACGTAGGACACTGCTCGAAAATTGCAGGCTTGATAAG GTTAAATGGTCAGGAGTTAGGACTCAGCATATGACAACGCCTTTTGTGGACGAGATGTATGCTTTGCTGAAGGATACATTGACCGAGTATGAGGTTATCATTTGCCGATGGCCAGAATACATATATGTTCTTGAGAAT GCTATTGCAGATGTTGAGAAAGCGGTAATTGATTCTCTTGAAAAGCAGTATGTGGAGATTTTGGCCCCACTTAAGGACTGTATTGCCCCAAAGAAATTCGGCCTCAAATATGTTCAGAAGCTAACAAAGCGCAATTCAACATGCCCTTATATTATACCTGAAGAT CTGGGAATCCTCTTGAATACAATGAAACGATTACTGGATGTTTTGCGGCCAAGGATTGAGAGTCATCTGAGGTCATGGAGTTCCTGTATGCCCAATGGAGGAAATACAGCTGCCATTGGAGAAAGACTTAGTGAGGTTACTGTAACACTGAGGGCCAAATACCGAAACTACATGCAAGCTGTTGTGGAGAAGCTGTCTGAAAAC ACCCGAATGCAAAATACCACAAAGCTTAAGAAGATCATTCAGGATTCAAAAGAATTGGTTATGGAGTCTGATATTCGCAGCAGGATGCAGGCTTTGAAGGATCAGCTAACCGAGGCTATAAATCATGTGCACAAAGTTTCCGAAGTTCATGTGTTTGTAGCCATATGCCGAGGTTTTTGGGACAGAATGGGACAG GATGTTTTGAGTTTCTTGGAGAATCGCAAGGAAAATAAGGCCTGGTACAAAGGTGCAAGAGTAGCAGTATCT GTTCTGGATGATACATTCGCATCCCAGATGCAGCAGCTTCTTGGCAATACACTCCAGCAAAAGGATCTGGAGCCACCTAGGTCCATCATGGAAGTTCGGTCGATTCTCTGCAAAGACGCACCCCGACCGAAGAATTCTAGCTTCTATTATTGA
- the LOC100836567 gene encoding protein CURVATURE THYLAKOID 1A, chloroplastic has product MEVRVSTAAACSAPLSIARGRRPPPSVAVVRGPARGVRCRSAAPDPVPSEEPSSASASTVVAVTDKPAGEEKGEEAGAVSGGSSGAVEATVADAPASSGTPEEDGSVDDILSKLDIEVTPTYVLFGSGALIALLILSKVVAAIDSVPLLPKVLELVGTGYSIWFTTRYLLFKESRDELFAKFEDLKERII; this is encoded by the exons ATGGAGGTCCGcgtctccaccgccgccgcttgctCCGCTCCCTTGTCCAtcgcccgcggccgccgaccGCCCCcctccgtcgccgtcgtccgcGGCCCAGCACGAG GCGTGCGCTGCCGCTCGGCCGCGCCTGATCCGGTACCGTCCGAGGAGCCCTCGTCCGCGTCCGCGTCTACCGTCGTCGCCGTCACTGACAAGCCCgccggggaggagaagggcgaGGAGGCTGGAGCGGTCTCCGGGGGAAGCAGCGGCGCTGTGGAGGCGACGGTAGCAGATGCGCCGGCGTCGTCGGGGACGCCCGAGGAGGACGGGAGCGTGGACGACATACTGAGCAAG TTGGACATCGAAGTGACACCCACTTATGTCCTTTTCGGATCTGGCGCTCTCATCGCCCTATTGATTTTATCTAAAGTTGTTGCTGCGATTGATTCTGTTCCCCTG CTCCCCAAAGTGCTGGAACTCGTAGGAACTGGCTACTCAATCTGGTTCACCACACGGTATCTCCTCTTCAAG GAAAGCAGAGATGAGCTGTTTGCAAAATTCGAAGATCTGAAAGAGAGGATAATTTGA